The window ATCATTACAACCGATAACCCATTTTATTTTATTTAAAAAGTAAAGGAATTTTAATTGAAATTTCTCGGAAATCACAAACGAATATACATAATTTTTAATGCAATAAAAGTGAACTTTTAATTCAAATTTTGAAAATCTAAACACTTAAACTAATCTTTTCAATCATAAAATCACTCAATTAAAAGCATTATTTTCTCTGAAAGCCCCAAATAAAAAGGAATCGAATAATAATTCAATTCCTTTTATTTTGTGTGACGAAATTTTTCTATCATCAATATTTTTATCTTAATGAAAGTTATAAGACAAGCGGTAAACGTCTCTGAAATAAATTTCAGTTTCTAAAACTTCTTCGTATTTAGGTATTGGTGTAGGTGACTCTGAAAATCTTATACTTTGTTGTGTTACAGTTGATAATTTTCTTGGCGTTTTCTTGCATCCGCAATATTTTAAATCACTTTTTTGATGCTCATTTAACTGAATAATTTTTGTTTCAGTGTATTCAAGCTGTTCGGCTTTATTAGAACTCGATTGGTTGAAAGTAAAATATGGTTCACCATGATAAAAATAGTGATCAATAATTTCCGGATTATTTTTTTTGAGACGAATCGGCGTAGGTTGAAGCATGATATCCGCTACATTTTTCACAAAAAGCCACCTTGATAAAAATCTGTTCCATACATTAATTTTGCTATGGATTGTATAACAGATAGCATGCCATAATCATCTATTAAACCTAAATTATTAGTTTTTTACAATTTTTAATGCTCAATAAAATTGTAGACATTAGCAAGATAAAATTTAACTCTCGTCTATCGTGTTTTTTATAAGACTTACTCCTGATAAAAAAGGGAGTAACACCTACTACTGCAAGTACCGTACAGGCTTTACTTTCATTAGTTAATTTGAAAAATAAATTATTCTTTCTCAAGAATTAATACTTTTCCCCAATCGTTTAATTGCCACAAAATTTCGACTAATTTTCCACCAATTTCTGTTAAAGAATATTCTACTCTTGGCGGTAATTCGTTGAAACTTTCTTTGGTTAAAATTCCGTCTTCAATCATTTCACTGAGCTGTTTGTTTAAAACACGTCTGTCGACTTTACCAATTCCTTTTAAAAATTCGCTTGGTCGTTTTTTGCCTTCATTAATTTGCCAGACAATAGGAATTTTCCATTTCCCACTGATTGTATTTACAGCAATTTCCAACGGACAAATTTTATTTTCGGTTATTCTTTCTTCTGTTTTCATATAATTGACTTTTTTATCCCTATGTGCTGAAAATATGCGGTATTGCCAATATTAAAAAGCTTTCAGAGATTTGCAAAATTAATCATTATATAAGGATATGAATACATTCTATAAATTTGTAGATGTAAAAGACTTACTATTGACGAAATAAAATAATTTTTATGACAGAAATAAAACGCAAAGGTTTCCGGTCTGCAAAAGAAATTCCCCAAGAAATTTTAGAACAGTTAAATCGTGGAGAGATTGAAACGGCAAATTTAGTTGAATGGTTAGCTGTTGACCAACGCCTTTTGCTGAAAAATTTGTTGAAACAATTTGACAGAACCCAATATTTACAACCCATATTAACCGATATTGAAAATCTAAAAAAACAAACCGTAAATACTATTAATGAAGCCATTGGAATAGGTATTCTTGAGCAATCATTAGAAAACAATGACCCTGAAATAATCGCAATTATTAACAATCATGCATCAGATTTAATTCGGTGTTGGGCAACTTACACGATTGGTAAAAATCAAACATTAAATATTAAACAAAAGCTTGAACAAATTCAACACTTTTCAGCTGATAAACACTTTGGAGTAAGAGAAATCTGCTGGCTAGCGGTAAGATCAAGTATTGCCAAAAACTTAACAAAAAGTATTAAAATATTATCCGGTTGGACAAATCACATAGACGAAAACGTAAGAAGGTTCGCTAGCGAAGCCACAAGACCCAGAGGTGTTTGGTGTGAACATATTGAAGAACTGAAACAAAATCCTGAACTTGGTTTGACGATTTTAGAACCTATGAAATCTGATAAATCAAAATATGTACAAGACAGCGTTGGAAATTGGCTCAATGATGCAAGCAAAACACAACCCGATTTTGTGAAAACACTCTGTGAAAATTGGATGAATGAAAGCCTAGCAAAAGAAACGGCCTACATTGTAAAAAAAGCATTACGAACGATTGAAAAGTTAAAAACCGGTTTATAAAATTTAAACATCTCCCTTTGATTTGAATTTTGTATATTGTATAAGATTTTTTTTAATGCGTTTAAATAATAAACAATATTATATTAATTCCCTTCGAACGGTAGTTTTCGGTTCATGTTCTATTTCCATAGGGCTTTTTGTACTCTGTCTATTATTTTTAACTATTCCTTATTTTGACATTTCATATCTATTCCTTATACCGATTGCAGGTATAATCTCAATTACAACAATTTATTTTGGCAGTAAAATACTAATTCAATTTAATAAATTTGTTCAACTAGAATTACACGAAACCGAGCTTAAATATCTGATTATAGGCACAGGTAAAGGATCTGCTTTAAACTATTTTATAAATCCTTCATTCAAAACGCTAAAATATTCAAATATAAAATTCATAAATATTATACGCACAAATTTTGAAAAACATATTGAGATAATTCAAAATGATGATTCTAAAATTGTAATTTTTTTATTATTTAAAAATGAAAAGGAATTGGAAGAAATTATTCTTGAAATTAAAAATAGATTAAACTAAAATATTGTTAATAAATAGCTGATAATCACATAATTAAAACAATAAAAATCACCAAACGTTAAGCATAATGATTTTGTCGGTCTGTAGTCAAATTTTGTTATCAAATCAAATAAAAATTGATCCGATGACAACTACCATCGTTTCGAGAACTTTACAAAAAAGGGCTTATTAAACGACAAGAACACGAAACCAATACAAGAACCAAAACTGTTGGACTAAGCGATTTGAGTCTGAAAAATATGAAACTAGCAATGAAAACCTTTGAACAATTTGACAAACAATTTTTCGGTTTACTTCACAAGGAAACAGAAGGGTTTAATAATAAACTAATGTTACTTTTACAATTTTAAAACAGTTTTGTGTGGTAATTTGACTGAACTTTCAATAATTATCATGTAATCAATTACAATATTTACACATGAAATTTTAATTAGTTTTCCAACATAATCTCCTTATTTAAGGATTGTTATAAATAAGAATAATTTTTCACTACATGACAAAAATTTGCAAAATCTGTTGAAAGTTCTTTCTGTAAGGGTTTTGTAAGATTTCCGACACAAACTCTAAGCCATATTTGAACACCGACTTTGCTCTATGACCGTGCTTTTTTATAGGGATCGCTTTCACGCTTCTGTCCAAATAATCTCCTATTTTGTAACACCAAAGAAAAGCGATCATAACCAGGCATAGTAATTTTTCTATCCGCTCTAAGTCTTGTAAATGCGTGTTTTCTATATCAAAACCACTGGATTTCATTGCTTTGAAACAGGTCTCAATTTGCCATCTTTCTTTGTAATTTAATAACGATTGTTCATTTTTATTATAACTGATAATGATGAGTAATTCCGGTTTTTCACCTCTTTTTTGGGTTAAAGTTGCAGATAAATAACAATATTCACCGTTAATCTTTACGATTTTTGGATAATGGATGACTTGCCCTACTTTTAACCCGTTAAAAAGCCAACTTACAGGAACGAGGTCACTGAAAAAGTCTTTTAGGATTAAAAATATGAGCGAAAACATTTTTGTTTTCGCTCTTTTTTGTATCTTAAAGTAATATTTTAAGTGCAAAGCGTATGTTATTACAGCAAGAAAAACTTCCATTGAGTTCGTATTCCGGATTGTATGATTTAATCGTTCCCAAGGAAAATCTTCTTCGTAAAATTAATGAGTTGATTGATTTTTCTTTCATCTATGAAGAGCTTTTGAGCAAGTACTGCCTGAGCAACGGGCGTAATGCAGAAAGCCCGGTACGAATGTTCAAATACCTGCTTTTGAAAAGTATTTATACCGTTTCTGATGTAGACGTGGTGGAACGTTCGCAGTATGACATGTCCTTTAAATATTTTTTGGAAATGACTCCCGAAGAGGAAGTTATTCATCCCAGTTCGCTTACAAAATTCAGAAAACTGCGTTTGAAAGATACAGATTTGCTGAATATACTGATTGGCAAAACCGTAACGATTGCCATTGAAAAAGGAATCATCAAATCCAAATCAATTATTGTAGATGCTACGCATACTTTGTCGAGAAGCAACCCTTTTTCGACAATCGAAGTATTGCGGGAACGCTCCAAGCTGCTTCGGAAAACCGTTTATCAGTTTGATGAAGAATTTAAAACGACAATGCCTTCCAAAAACAGCGACAACGATGTAAGCAAGGAATTGGATTATTGCAGAGAACTCGAAAAACGCATTGAAAACGAGCCCTCTCTCTGTGAGATTCCTGCCGTAAAGGAGAAGCTGAACCTTCTGAAAGAAATGATGGAGGACACAGGTGAGCAACTGGTTTTTTCAAAAGACAACGATGCCAAAACGGGTCACAAATCTGCAGAGAGTTCATTTTTCGGATACAAAACTCATCTGGCGATGAGCGAAGAGCGAATAATCACGGCAGCGGTGGTAACTTCGGGAGAAAAAGGCGATGGTCCGGAGCTTCCCAAACTATTGAAGATAAGCCAGGATAACGGGATGGAAGTAGATGCCATCATCGGCGATGGTGCTTACAGCGGAAAAGAAAATCTGAAAATTGCAGACCAGCAAAATATTAAGGTAGTAGCTAAGCTCAATCCCTCCATTACCCAAGGTTTTAGAAAAGACGAAGATATATTTGACTACAATAAAGATGCTGACCGTTTTGTTTGTCCTGCAGGGCACTTGGCGATACGCAAAGCACGTCAGAACAAAAAAAATATAGGCAAAAACCAAGTTGACACCTACTATTTTGATGTCGAAAAGTGCAGGGTTTGTCCATTGAAAGAAGGTTGCTATAAGGAGGGTGCAAAAAGTAAAACATATTCTGTTTCCATCAAGTCAGAATTGCATCAGGACCAGATGGCTTTTCAGGAAAGCGATTATTACAAAGAAAAATCGAAACACCGCTATAAAATAGAAGCCAAAAACAGCGAACTTAAAAATGTGCACGGCTATAACAGAGCGATTGCCTATGGAATTGAAAATATGCAAATGCAGGGAGCAATGGCTATTTTCGCAGTCAATTTGAAGAGAATACTGAAATTAATATAGAGAAAAACAATCTCTGGGTGGTATTATATCAAAACTCGTCACAGAGCACACATACGAAATCATAGAGACGCAAAAAAAATACAACAAAAAAAAGAAAAGAGCTTATTGCGAAGATTTAAAACATCGTAATAAGCTCTTGTTTTTAATCCATTTTTAAAGGATAAACTAAAATGCATGAGGTTTTTCAGTGACCTCGTTCCTGTAAGTTGGCTTTTTAACGGGTTAAAAGTAGGGCAAGTCATCCATTATCCAAAAATCGTAAAGATTAACGGTGAATATTGTTATTTATCTGCAACTTTAACCCAAAAAAGAGGTGAAAAACCGGAATTACTCATCATTATCAGTTATAATAAAAATGAACAATCGTTATTAAATTACAAAGAAAGATGGCAAATTGAGACCTGTTTCAAAGCAATGAAATCCAGTGGTTTTGATATAGAAAACACGCATTTACAAGACTTAGAGCGGATAGAAAAATTACTATGTCTGGTTATGATCGCTTTTCTTTGGTGTTACAAAATAGGAGATTATTTGGACAGAAGCGTGAAAGCGATCCCTATAAAAAAGCACGGTCATAGAGCAAAGTCGGTGTTCAAATATGGCTTAGAGTTTGTGTCGGAAATCTTACAAAACCCTTACAGAAAGAACTTTCAACAGATTTTGCAAATTTTTGTCATGTAGTGAAGTTTTGATTATAAATTTTGCGTAATCCATCAGATAAATTGTAGGCCTTTTCTATATCTGGATATTGTGAGAATAAGATTTCGGCTCTTTGCTTTTGTGATGACGTCCATTTTTCTCTGGTTTTATAAAGCAGGTAGCGGCTTCTTGCCAAAAGTTGCTTTCTGGTATCTCCGTTTTCGAAGATTTCGATTTCAGGCTTGAGTTTCCTTTCTTTTGCTTCTGCCAGAAGCGTATTTTCTTTCTCAATGGCTTCCCAGCGATGTCTGATTCTGATATCCTGCAATGCTTCTGTAGCGAGCTTTTGAACGTGGAAACGGTCGACAACCTGTACAGCATTCGGGAAGCATTTTTTGGTGATAAGCTTCATAGAGCCTGCCATATCAAGGGTGATTTCTTTTACTTTCATTCTCAGTTTTCTACTGATTTTAAAAAGGTTTTCTATGACGGTTTCACTTTTTGTTCCTTTAATAATAGCGACTATGCTGCCTTTTTTGCCTTTTGCGTTTTTGGAAGTGAGAACAGTGTAAAGTTCACCATCAGAAAGTGCGACTTCATCAAGAGAAAGCCTTTCAGAAAGGTTTTGAGGATACAGCATCCATTCTTCAGCATGCGATTTTTGTTCCCAGTTTTTAAAATTGCTGATGCTGTTTTTATATTGCCTCTGAAATTTTCTTCCATCCACACCGTACATCTCGCCGATGATTTTACAGGGAAGCGCTTTAGTATCGGCAGATTTTTTTTAAGAACTCCGCAAAATCTGTTGTCATGCGGGTTCCTTTTGCGATGAGAGACTAATCTCTTTGGATGATGTTTCCGGTTTTAGTATCAGTCCATCTTCTGCGTTTGATGTGGAGTTTCACGGTTTTTCCGCGAAGAGGAAAATCATCAACAGTGATTTCCGGAACAAAACCTTTTGACTGTAAAATGAGTGATGAGAATTCTTTGGGAGCCGTATTTTTCTCTTCAAAATAGATATGTAAAATCTTATTTTCTTCTTCAAATTTCACAATCTCAAAATGTTCAATTAGGAGTTCGGGTAAAAATAACTTAAGAATTTCAGAATCGTTTAACATCAAACAAAATTAGCACTTTTTATTTTGCTCCCCAAGTTTTGGTATTGATCCGTAATTAGCTTGATTAAATTTAATATTTCTACGAATAACTATTTATGATTATAATCATGAATTGAAATTAAATCATTTAATAATCAATTTATCAACATGATTTATTGGTTACTTTTTAACTGCAAAACTCTTTGTAAAAAAGACTGCTTAGCAATTTTTTCTTCTGCTTCATTAATAGCTTTCAGTAAATGATTCTCATTATCAGCAATCGCTTCCAATACCTTGGAGATAATTTCCCACACAGGTTTCATTTTTTCTATCAATTCATTACCTTTTGGTGCCAATTCGATTAAGCGTTTACGTTCATCTGTTTTATCTTTTTTAGATATGATCATTTGTTGCCTTTCAAGTTCTTTTAAAAGGCTGATCGTTGAAGGATGTGTGTATCCTATTTCGTTAGCAATTTCTACAACGCTGAGTGTGTGTTTGTGATGGAGTGTAAAGATCACTGGAAACCATTTGGGTTCGAAATCAATACCAAATTCTTTATAAACTAAGGCGCCATCTTTACGCAATTGCTCGCTAAGACGTTGTAATCTTGTAGATAAGGCTAAAGTTCCGGATTCGTTGATGACATTCATGAGCTATGATTTTAAACTAAGAAAACAAAACACATTATCGGCATTCATTAAAGGGAATTTTGAAGGAAGAAGTTCTTTTTCAATGATTTTAAAATGATTTCGTTCATAAAAACGCAATGCTGCTTTCAGTATCGATACTGTTCCCAAATATACTTCATCAATTCCATTTTTCTGGCAATAAGCAATCAGTATTTCTAACAGTTTCTGAGCAATACCGTGTTCTTTTCCTCTGAATTCCTTTTTTACAAACATTTTTCTGATTGCCGCCGCTTTTTCATCAAATTTAACCAAAGCAATAGTTCCTACAAGCTCACCGTTAATGAAAGCTCCCCAAAAACTTCCGCCATTGGCAAAATAAAAATCTTCGATTTGCATAAGATCCGGCTGATCTTCTATTGTAATGGGAACATTAAATTCTTTTTGCTGAATATTCAGAACCAAGCTTATGATTTCTTTTGAATAAGTATCGTTTACAGGATTAATTTCTAACATATAATTTAATTTAAGTACAAAACTACGTAGTTAACTACATATATACAATAAAAAAATCAAAATTTAATTTAAAATATAGAAAATCAATTGTTTGTAATTTTAATCAAATAAAAAACGTGCACTGTTACCAGTACACGTCTTAACAAGATTTGAATATATAATAACTAACTTTTCGTTATTTCCATCCGCCGCCTAAAGCTTGGTATAAATCTACGGCAGCTTTCATTTTACTGTATTCTGCATTTGAAATATTAAGTTCTGCATTCAATGAGTTTACGCTTGCATTTAAAACTTCAAGGTAATTTGCCATACCGTAATTTACTAATTCCTGAGAATAGTCAACCGATTTTTTATAAGAATCCAGCTCTTTTTTCTTTAAATCTATAAAAGAATCCTGAACTGAAAATACTCTTATTGCATCAGAAACTTCTTTTCCGGCAGTCAGAATAGACTTTCTGAAATTAAGATAAGCTGTTTCTTTGTTGGCTAAACTTACATCATAATTGGTTTTGATTTGCCTTTTATTTAAAATCGGTTGCGCCAAACCAGTAACAACATTTGCAAAAAGAGAGTTTACACTAAACAAATGATCGATGTCTACTGACTGTACTCCACCGCTCCCTGTTAGTTTTAATGTTGGATAAAACTGAGCTTTAGCAACATTGGTCAACTCAAAAGCATTCATTAAATTAAACTCTGCCTGCATCACATCCGGACGGTTTGATAGCAAACTTGCAGGATATCCTAAAGCCAAACTCTCTGGTAACGATTGTGATTTTAAAGAAGATCTTGCTATCGTCTGCGACGAATCACCCATCAATAAACTCATTGTATTTTCTAAAAGCTGAATTTGAGTATCAATGTCGATCAGTAAAGATTTCGCGTTATAAACCAACGCCTGGCTTTGCTGAACCGCAACTTCTGTTACTGTTCCTGATTCTTTTAAAGCTTTTGTGGTTTCTAAATTATTTTCTCTTACTTTAATTGTTTCTTCAATGATTCTTTTTTGATCATCATAAGTCAACAACTGAAAGTAAGCAGAAGCGATTGATGCTACCAGGTCACTTTTTACTGCTTTATGTGCAGCTAAAGTTCCTAAATAAGTTGCCAACTGAGCTTTTTGCTGAGACTTCATTTTCCCCCATAAATCTGCTTCCCAACCAATCGTTGCTGTAATATCAAACTGATTTACATAACGTCTCTCCCCGATGATCTGACCAAACTGTGTATTGATCGACTGTGTTTGAAAAGTATAATTCGGGCCAATTGATAACGTAGGTTCGTAAGCTGCTTTTGCCTGTTTTAGATAAGCTTCTGCAGAAGTGATGCTCTGTACTGCGATTCTTACATCAAGATTGTTTTCTAAAGCTTTTGTGATGTGTCCCTGAAGAATAGGATCTGTAAAAATCTCTTTCCAGGAAACATTAGCAATACTTGTACTATCCTGAGGCAGCATATCGGTACGGAATAGTTTTTCGTCAACTGCAGTTGCGGGTCTTTCGTATTCCTTTCTTACCATACAAGACGATAAAACAGCGAACGTGACCACTGAAAAAGCAGTTCCTTTTATTATTATTGATAAATTTTTCATTATTTAAATCTTAAAGATTTCTTATTCAGCTAAGTTCATTTCTTCGTGCTTGATAGGTTTTATTTTTTCCTGTAAAGTCTGAAAAATCACATATAAAACCGGAATCACAAATACTCCCATAATTGTACCTATCAATAATCCAATCGATGCACCCGTTGCAATTGAACGGTTACCAACCGCACCAATTCCGCTTGCTAAAACCAATGGTAATAAACCGAAGATAAATGCCAATGATGTCATCAAAATTGGTCTCAATCTCGCTTTAGCTGCATTAACGGCAGATTCTACAATCGTTTCGCCATGATGTCTTCTCTGAACTGCAAATTCGATAATCAAAATCGCATTTTTCGCTAATAAACCTACCAACATAATCAATGCGATCTGGAAGTAAATATTGTTTTCCAAGCCCATTATTTTCTGTCCGAAATAAGCTCCCATTACCCCAAGAGGAAGTGAAATTACCACAACTAAAGGAAGAATGTAACTTTCGTACTGAGCAGAAAGAATGAAATAAACAAACACTAAACTCAAAGCAAAGATTAATAACGTTTGAGATCCTGAATTTAATTCTTCTCTTGTAAGACCAGTAAATTCAACATCATAATTTTGATCAAGTGTTTCTTTGGCTACCGCCTGAACAGCAGTAATTGCATCTCCCGAACTGTAACCTGCTTTGTTTGCTCCCGTGATTTTTACTGATGTAAATAGGTTGTAACGTCCAACCGATTGTGGCCCGTAAGATTTGGTCAACGTCACAAATTGTGAAATAGGTGACATCTCTCCAGAGCTTGTTTTAATAAAGTATTGATTAAGATCTTCAGCATTTACTCTGTTTTCAGGAAGCGACTGGATCATTACTCTAAACTGTTTCCCATATTTGGTAAAGTCAGCACTGTAAATTCCACCCACATATCCCTGCATCGTAGACAAGATATCATTTACAGAAACACCTTTTTGTTTAGCTAACGGAACATTAATTTCCATTAAATACTGAGGGTATTTTGTATTAAATGAAGTCTGAGCAAATTCAATTTCCGGTCTTTGCATCAGGTTTCCGATAAACTCGTTAGTTTTGGCATCAAGCTGAGCAAAATCACCTCCCGATTTATCTAAAAGTACCATCTCAAATCCTGCGCTACTACCAAAACCTGGTACACTCGGTGGTTGGAAAAATACAACTTTAGCATCAGGAACTTTTCCTGCAAGACCAAATAATCTTTTCGTAATCTCGTCAGAAGATAATCCATCTCCTTTTCTGTCGTTAAAAGGTTTAAGTTTAACAAAGGCAAGACCATTATTACTTCCGTTTCCAGACAATAATCCTCTACCGGTAGAAATAGTTACGTTTTGAATTCCAGGAATCTGCATTGCATTTTTCTGCAAAGTTTTCAGAACATTATACGTTCTTTCCATAGATGCTCCCGGTGGAAGTTGTACGTCTGTAAAGATAATTCCTCTATCTTCGGTTGGTACAAAACCTTTCTTCATCGTTCCATTTGCCCAATAGATAATTCCACAAGTAGCGATAAGAATTACCACGGTAACCCATTTATGTTTAATTAAGAAATTAAATCCTCTTCCATAACGCTCTGTTGCTGTTTTGAAACCGATATTAAATTTATAAAAGAACTTCTGAATGAAATTTTTACTTTTATAATCTTCATGATGATCTTCGTGAGGTTTTAAGAATAATGAACATAGAACCGGACTTAAAGTCAATGCATTGATCGCTGAGATAATAATTGCAATAATTAAAGTAATCCCAAACTGCTGATAAAATACTCCGGTAGGACCTGTAATAAATGTAACAGGAATAAATACCGCTGCCATTACCAATGTAATTGAAATAATCGCTCCTGTAATTTCGTCCATTGCTTCTACCGTTGCTTTTTTAGCATTGGAGATTCCATGTTCCATTTTAGCGTGCACTGCCTCGACGACGACAATCGCATCATCTACCACAATACCAATTGCTAAAACTAAAGCGAAAAGCGTTAATAGGTTTAATGAATATCCAAAGAGATTCAGGAAGAAAAATGTTCCCACAATTGAAACCGGAACCGCAATAGCCGGAATTAATGTTGATCTGAAATCCTGTAAGAAAATATATACTACAATAAATACCAAGATAAATGCTTCAATCAAAGTATGAATTACTTTTTCGATAGATGCATCCAAGAATTCGTTGGTATCAAAGTTAAATGTATATTTTACACCTTCAGGGTAAGAACTTTCGTTTTCTTTAAGCTGTTTTTTAATGTTATCAATAATCTCCTGAGCATTAGATCCCGGAGTTTGAAATACCCCCATACTGATTGATGGATAATCTCCGTTTTCACCAACTCCACTGTAAGATAATCCGCCAAGTTCTACTTTGGCAACATCTTTCAACATCAAGTTTTGTCCGTCTGGAAGAGATTTGATGATAATATCATCATATTGTT is drawn from Chryseobacterium muglaense and contains these coding sequences:
- a CDS encoding winged helix-turn-helix transcriptional regulator; amino-acid sequence: MKTEERITENKICPLEIAVNTISGKWKIPIVWQINEGKKRPSEFLKGIGKVDRRVLNKQLSEMIEDGILTKESFNELPPRVEYSLTEIGGKLVEILWQLNDWGKVLILEKE
- a CDS encoding DNA alkylation repair protein; this encodes MTEIKRKGFRSAKEIPQEILEQLNRGEIETANLVEWLAVDQRLLLKNLLKQFDRTQYLQPILTDIENLKKQTVNTINEAIGIGILEQSLENNDPEIIAIINNHASDLIRCWATYTIGKNQTLNIKQKLEQIQHFSADKHFGVREICWLAVRSSIAKNLTKSIKILSGWTNHIDENVRRFASEATRPRGVWCEHIEELKQNPELGLTILEPMKSDKSKYVQDSVGNWLNDASKTQPDFVKTLCENWMNESLAKETAYIVKKALRTIEKLKTGL
- a CDS encoding transposase, with translation MFSLIFLILKDFFSDLVPVSWLFNGLKVGQVIHYPKIVKINGEYCYLSATLTQKRGEKPELLIIISYNKNEQSLLNYKERWQIETCFKAMKSSGFDIENTHLQDLERIEKLLCLVMIAFLWCYKIGDYLDRSVKAIPIKKHGHRAKSVFKYGLEFVSEILQNPYRKNFQQILQIFVM
- a CDS encoding IS1182 family transposase → MLLQQEKLPLSSYSGLYDLIVPKENLLRKINELIDFSFIYEELLSKYCLSNGRNAESPVRMFKYLLLKSIYTVSDVDVVERSQYDMSFKYFLEMTPEEEVIHPSSLTKFRKLRLKDTDLLNILIGKTVTIAIEKGIIKSKSIIVDATHTLSRSNPFSTIEVLRERSKLLRKTVYQFDEEFKTTMPSKNSDNDVSKELDYCRELEKRIENEPSLCEIPAVKEKLNLLKEMMEDTGEQLVFSKDNDAKTGHKSAESSFFGYKTHLAMSEERIITAAVVTSGEKGDGPELPKLLKISQDNGMEVDAIIGDGAYSGKENLKIADQQNIKVVAKLNPSITQGFRKDEDIFDYNKDADRFVCPAGHLAIRKARQNKKNIGKNQVDTYYFDVEKCRVCPLKEGCYKEGAKSKTYSVSIKSELHQDQMAFQESDYYKEKSKHRYKIEAKNSELKNVHGYNRAIAYGIENMQMQGAMAIFAVNLKRILKLI
- a CDS encoding transposase, yielding MRFFSDLVPVSWLFNGLKVGQVIHYPKIVKINGEYCYLSATLTQKRGEKPELLIIISYNKNEQSLLNYKERWQIETCFKAMKSSGFDIENTHLQDLERIEKLLCLVMIAFLWCYKIGDYLDRSVKAIPIKKHGHRAKSVFKYGLEFVSEILQNPYRKNFQQILQIFVM
- a CDS encoding ISAon1 family transposase; its protein translation is MYGVDGRKFQRQYKNSISNFKNWEQKSHAEEWMLYPQNLSERLSLDEVALSDGELYTVLTSKNAKGKKGSIVAIIKGTKSETVIENLFKISRKLRMKVKEITLDMAGSMKLITKKCFPNAVQVVDRFHVQKLATEALQDIRIRHRWEAIEKENTLLAEAKERKLKPEIEIFENGDTRKQLLARSRYLLYKTREKWTSSQKQRAEILFSQYPDIEKAYNLSDGLRKIYNQNFTT
- a CDS encoding ISAon1 family transposase N-terminal region protein; this encodes MLNDSEILKLFLPELLIEHFEIVKFEEENKILHIYFEEKNTAPKEFSSLILQSKGFVPEITVDDFPLRGKTVKLHIKRRRWTDTKTGNIIQRD
- a CDS encoding MarR family winged helix-turn-helix transcriptional regulator, whose product is MNVINESGTLALSTRLQRLSEQLRKDGALVYKEFGIDFEPKWFPVIFTLHHKHTLSVVEIANEIGYTHPSTISLLKELERQQMIISKKDKTDERKRLIELAPKGNELIEKMKPVWEIISKVLEAIADNENHLLKAINEAEEKIAKQSFLQRVLQLKSNQ
- a CDS encoding GNAT family N-acetyltransferase; the protein is MLEINPVNDTYSKEIISLVLNIQQKEFNVPITIEDQPDLMQIEDFYFANGGSFWGAFINGELVGTIALVKFDEKAAAIRKMFVKKEFRGKEHGIAQKLLEILIAYCQKNGIDEVYLGTVSILKAALRFYERNHFKIIEKELLPSKFPLMNADNVFCFLSLKS
- a CDS encoding efflux transporter outer membrane subunit, whose product is MKNLSIIIKGTAFSVVTFAVLSSCMVRKEYERPATAVDEKLFRTDMLPQDSTSIANVSWKEIFTDPILQGHITKALENNLDVRIAVQSITSAEAYLKQAKAAYEPTLSIGPNYTFQTQSINTQFGQIIGERRYVNQFDITATIGWEADLWGKMKSQQKAQLATYLGTLAAHKAVKSDLVASIASAYFQLLTYDDQKRIIEETIKVRENNLETTKALKESGTVTEVAVQQSQALVYNAKSLLIDIDTQIQLLENTMSLLMGDSSQTIARSSLKSQSLPESLALGYPASLLSNRPDVMQAEFNLMNAFELTNVAKAQFYPTLKLTGSGGVQSVDIDHLFSVNSLFANVVTGLAQPILNKRQIKTNYDVSLANKETAYLNFRKSILTAGKEVSDAIRVFSVQDSFIDLKKKELDSYKKSVDYSQELVNYGMANYLEVLNASVNSLNAELNISNAEYSKMKAAVDLYQALGGGWK